ATAGCTGCCACCAACCCTACTTTGAATGCCGATATCGACGATGATTTTTGTCTCATTTGACGATAATACTCGTCTTCCAATGAAGCATCGTACATTATACGAGTTAAAAATGGAAACAcagataaatttttcatatcTTCGAATACGGTATTATAGGACAAAATACATATGTGGTACCTAATCACTCAAAACAAATAGTTATTcgtaataaaaaaaaagaaagaaaaaaacgTAAAAAGTGATGTGTATATATATGGGGGTATAATTTAACACTTGAATGTGATCGAATTAagttataaaaaaaataatgtaaGAAGTTCCTGATgattaaattgtttttctctttttctttgtctaCGTTTGTATGAGCGTGTGTAAATTACAATTAATATCCgaataaaaattattcgaccaagaaaaaaaaactaaagaGGCAAAGTAATAGAAGTTTTGGGGGAACCTTTAAgagagaagaaaataattaaCATAAACATAAGGATATAATACGGTTATTTATTatagtttttttcttattttatTGTGTTCATTTctaatattataataaagaaGGTATCGTTGAAAAGAGTAAGATCTAAGATCCCTGATTAAAAGACCTATTAACTCCGTTGGTGTGGTGGGATTTGATCTGATTAGTGTAAATAggatcaaaaaaaaaatctgtCGATGTTTAGTTTCCCCGCACCAAAACGACGAcaccagcagcagcagcaggGATAGCCGAGAATACGTACTAGAAAATATAACCAATCTTAACTGAATGTTTACCAGAAACAACATTTCTAAAATTAACCTCAATCCCTATTGGTTAGTTGTTTTCCGCCTCATTTCTTATAAAGGGGAATCAAATCTAAAGTAAAGTAAATGTTGTATTTTTAATACTCGACGCGTAATTTTGACTCTATTTAGCAAAATAACCTCACCAAAATTAGTACTTACCAATTTCTGTTAAATTCCATCTCTAATTTTTAgtatatattttattaaacaatGCTAAAAACTGTCAACAAAATTTACAAACAGCAAAAACATTACCACACAAGTCCCAGTTCGactcatttttatttagaATTACAGTAATACTGATGATGACAAGTGGCACTATCATTTGGTAGCAGTACCCAGTATTGTGGTGTATTCTTGCAGAAGCGAGTGACcgagagaaaaaaaaaaccaatcTCTTACACACATTGCAATTCAATGAGttgtaaaagaaaaaaaaaatgtttgaACTTTTTCAAGTACAGTGATCATCAAGTTTATCAGAATCCTTTCCACAGCGGCTAACATGAATGTAACTTCACCCAAGATATCTGAAAATGTTCGATTACGTAACAATGGAAATACTCAATTAAAGAACATAACTTGTGATATGAATAATAACGAcaatgaatcaaatgaaGATTCGGAGACCAAAGCACCACCAAATTCTTATCGGATATATAACATCTTTAGTATAATTTTGGCGTTATTCCGTAGTTTAATCAAAACTACTAGTAAGACCACTAATTCAGTGTTTCAAATGTCGATGTTTTATATTAATCATTTTATCCTACTAAGTTTATTCTTTATGATTGCCATATATAAGAATTTCCAATATCTTTATCGTCGTGtatatttaaaatatttggcAGTAACTTATTATCCAAGCAAGTCACCACAAGTGATTAGGGAGGacattaataaattggaaaagATCCCGAAAATTGTTAGTTGTATATTAGATTTACAGGATGACGAAGATGAAAATGGTGGTAAAGATGgattaatcaattcaattagtGAGTTGACAGCATGGTCAATGAGTGCTGGGTTAaccaaattgattatttacgAATTCACTGGAGCTTTAATAGAAAACAGTGGTtgtattgttgatttacGTAAGTACATTACGAAAACATTGGTGTTATATTTTGGAACAGAGGCAATTCCAACATTTTCCATTAGAATCCCTCATAAGAATTTGATCATCTATAGTGACAATCATATTGATGGCAATGCAGTTGACTTAGagattgatttgattagtCGTATTGATGGGAAGCCAACATTGGTAGAATTGACTAAAACCATGAGTGAGTTAGCTGTCAATCGAGAATTACTGATAAGAGATATTACTATTGActtaattgatgaagaattacaTGAATTAGTGGGACCAGAACCCGATCTATTGATTAGCTTTGCCCCATCATTGAATTTGGAAGATTATCCACCATGGCATATTAGATTGAGTGAAATATATTGGGAGCCAGATAATAAGGATGTTAATTATGCAGTATTTCTTCGGGGTTTGCAacaattttccaattgtaAAATCAATATAGGGAAATAAGGACGTGTTCCAAGTTTTCCTATTGctttaaacttttttaaCATTGGCGTTCTAGTGGCGGTGGTGGTTGATAACAGTAGTTGCTGTTTTTACTGGATatactattattatctcttatcctttttttttaaaaaaaagatagtATTTCTTCTCCGTTACTTAGcttattttttatatttttatatctACAAGTAATGTCTGAATAATACAACCATAAATATGTATATTAGTAGGTGAGATACTGAGTTGTATTTCAAGTGTATTAAGTTTGACACGACATGGGACAACAACGTTACAGTTTATATGCCGTAATACGCGGGTATTTCCATGTCCAGTTAAGGTGCcgatttctttttttagtgTGTGTCCTTTAGGTCACATTTTT
The sequence above is a segment of the Candida albicans SC5314 chromosome 3, complete sequence genome. Coding sequences within it:
- a CDS encoding ditrans,polycis-polyprenyl diphosphate synthase (Putative prenyltransferase; essential gene in S. cerevisiae; Spider biofilm induced) produces the protein MNVTSPKISENVRLRNNGNTQLKNITCDMNNNDNESNEDSETKAPPNSYRIYNIFSIILALFRSLIKTTSKTTNSVFQMSMFYINHFILLSLFFMIAIYKNFQYLYRRVYLKYLAVTYYPSKSPQVIREDINKLEKIPKIVSCILDLQDDEDENGGKDGLINSISELTAWSMSAGLTKLIIYEFTGALIENSGCIVDLRKYITKTLVLYFGTEAIPTFSIRIPHKNLIIYSDNHIDGNAVDLEIDLISRIDGKPTLVELTKTMSELAVNRELSIRDITIDLIDEELHELVGPEPDLLISFAPSLNLEDYPPWHIRLSEIYWEPDNKDVNYAVFLRGLQQFSNCKINIGK